The Cydia amplana chromosome 11, ilCydAmpl1.1, whole genome shotgun sequence genome includes a region encoding these proteins:
- the LOC134651975 gene encoding ataxin-1-like: MISARLPGEALAQLGQLGPLGLYPPPPPAGMTPEFLAPPPRPYARYAQRRPRDMPAPPAPQSPSFPSYPTFLPHPSYAYNLYRAGPRAPQPPANYPLHRPTSGFVPPAPASHSPPVSAPAPLPPVHRDEPPISPERGAPAAYFCRGALIRLEDGSLRRVEEMRTEDFVMSAEHSGDLALTQCTLLRLDERGDRLALTLTYDRNRAQVELDSTVDHPFFVYGRGWASCKPERTLGRYGLHVQRLQVGDVCVSLVARKHASASLPAHPSSAPPQTHPENLSVKEDARKRRWSASDVLEDDRPLPKKR; encoded by the exons ATGATCTCGGCGAGGCTCCCCGGCGAGGCGCTGGCCCAGCTGGGGCAGCTCGGGCCGCTGGGGCTgtacccgccgccgccgccggccggcATGACGCCCGAGTTCCTCGCGCCGCCGCCCCGGCCGTACGCGCGCTACGCGCAGCGCCGCCCGCGCGACATGCCCGCGCCCCCCGCCCCTCAATCTCCCTCGTTCCCGAGTTATCCGACCTTCCTCCCGCATCCGTCGTACGCGTACAACCTGTACCGGGCGGGCCCTCGGGCGCCGCAGCCGCCGGCCAACTACCCCCTGCACCGGCCCACGTCGGGCTTCGTGCCGCCGGCTCCGGCGTCCCATTCACCACCAGTGTCTGCGCCGGCGCCTTTACCTCCTGTCCACAGAGAC GAACCACCAATTTCACCGGAGCGCGGCGCGCCAGCTGCATACTTCTGCCGTGGTGCCCTCATTCGACTCGAAGATGGTTCGCTTCGGCGCGTCGAAGAGATGAGGACAGAAGACTTTGTGATGAGCGCAGAGCACAGCGGGGACCTGGCGCTGACGCAATGCACGCTGCTTCGGCTAGACGAGCGGGGCGACCGGCTCGCGCTCACGCTGACGTACGATAGGAACCGGGCACAG GTGGAGCTGGACTCGACCGTAGACCACCCGTTCTTCGTATACGGGCGTGGCTGGGCGTCCTGCAAGCCGGAGCGCACGCTGGGGCGGTACGGGTTGCACGTCCAACGACTGCAAGTAGGCGACGTGTGCGTGTCTCTAGTCGCCAGGAAGCACGCCTCCGCGTCTCTCCCCGCGCACCCCTCCTCCGCGCCTCCTCAGACGCACCCGGAGAACCTCAGCGTTAAGGAAGACGCTCGCAAGCGGCGGTGGTCCGCTTCAGACGTGCTCGAAGACGACCGCCCCCTTCCAAAGAAACGCTGA